A single genomic interval of Vanessa atalanta chromosome 12, ilVanAtal1.2, whole genome shotgun sequence harbors:
- the LOC125067674 gene encoding myogenesis-regulating glycosidase-like, protein MGRLYVFTALALCAIANVRSATHTIYSTTALTVTVDDDSNGEIRLIAVKNGVQTVLSTSMGRRNETRRALVASRFEISFSNNITLSITNEKVTTPREGVVLTVTWQAPTSTRLVDCIDLGSSNWYGGPQQKQQYWPIEKLKFKEYSYVTKEADNCGIAEPYWLSSEGLFYFFDKKVPLFVDQNNAVQNGTCFIAQVKPPYSSKRAQNYLIYTIGIFENARQAHEYAVYKILKKPSGYPNERMVTYPIWSTWARYKQDVNHEVVLQFADEIVKRGFPNCQLEIDDLWEICYGSLTIDVNRFPSMLATVNSLKSKGFNVTVWAHPFINKGCEPWYTDAKNLGYLVTSEANSVETSWWNDNGTTAAYIDFTKPAVREWYVSRLVQLQRQHGIDSYKFDGGETSWSPGVPVLQGDIDLQPETITADYVRAVASFGSLVEVRSGYGTQDLPIFVRMIDKDSFWTFDNGLPTLITTLLQMNMNGYTLVLPDMIGGNGYSGAPSRELFIRWLQANTFMPSMQFSYVPWDYDNETIAISKKFVDLHTQYAPEIIKALQRAVSEGAPVNAPVWWVAPDDRTALAVWDEYLLGENILVAPVIVEGATSRDIYLPAGNWLDRGNTSNIIQGPTWLRGYSAGLAELPFFVRTNATAEPGAAGAPAAACLLVLVGTLLSIVHKFQYDTL, encoded by the exons ATGGGCAGATTATACG TGTTCACAGCGCTAGCTCTGTGTGCGATTGCGAACGTCCGCTCAGCTACACACACCATTTACAGCACTACCGCACTAACAGTCACAGTGGACGATGACTCTAATGGCGAAATCAGACTAATTGCTGttaaaa ATGGTGTCCAGACAGTCCTATCCACCTCTATGGGACGACGTAACGAAACTCGTCGTGCCCTTGTAGCTTCACGATTCGAAATATCCTTCTCGAATAATATCACCCTATCAATCACCAACGAAAAAGTCACCACTCCCAGGGAGGGTGTCGTCTTAACCGTAACCTGGCAGGCGCCGACTTCAACACGGCTAGTGGATTGCATCGATTTgg GTTCTAGTAACTGGTATGGAGGGCCACAGCAGAAGCAACAATACTGGCCCATCGAGAAGCTCAAGTTTAAAGAATACTCCTACGTTACCAAAGAAGCTGATAACTGTGGTATAGCGGAACCCTACTGGTTAAGTTCAGAAggcttattttatttctttgataaaAAGGTTCCGCTATTCGTCGACCAAAACAACGCAGTCCAAAATGGAACATGTTTCATTGCACAAGTCAAACCACCATACTCATCTAAAAGAGCGCAAAACTATTTGATTTACACCATAGGAATATTCGAAAACGCCCGCCAGGCCCATGAATATgccgtttataaaatattaaaaaaaccaagTGGATATCCGAACGAGAGAATGGTCACCTATCCGATCTGGTCTACATGGGCTCGTTATAAGCAAGATGTCAACCATGAAGTCGTTCTCCAATTCGCTGATGAGATTGTTAAACGTGGTTTCCCCAACTGTCAGTTAGAAATCGATGACCTTTGGGAAATATGCTACGGTTCTTTAACTATAGATGTTAACAGATTCCCTAGCATGTTGGCTACGGTGAACAGTTTGAAATCCAAAGGATTTAATGTAACAGTTTGGGCTCatccatttataaataaggGGTGCGAGCCTTGGTACACCGATGCGAAAAATTTGGG TTACTTGGTGACGTCTGAAGCTAACTCAGTGGAGACGAGCTGGTGGAATGATAACGGTACCACAGCCGCGTACATCGACTTCACAAAACCTGCTGTACGCGAGTGGTACGTTAGCAGACTGGTTCAGCTACAAAGGCAACATGGAATCGACAGTTATAAGTTCGACGGTGGAGAAACCAGTTGGTCACCTGGG GTTCCGGTTCTACAAGGAGATATCGATTTACAACCAGAAACCATAACGGCTGATTATGTTAGGGCTGTCGCTTCATTTGGAAGTTTAGTTGAAGTGAGATCGGGATACGG aacCCAAGACCTTCCAATCTTCGTACGCATGATCGATAAGGACTCGTTCTGGACGTTTGATAACGGACTGCCAACTCTCATCACGACCTTGCTTCAAATGAACATGAACGGATACACCCTCGTCTTGCCGGATATGATAGGCGGTAACGGTTATTCTGGTGCGCCATCTCGTGAGCTATTCATCAGGTGGTTACAAGCTAACACCTTCATGCCGAGCATGCAATTCTCTTACGTGCCTTGGGACTACGACAACGAA ACCATCGCAATAAGCAAGAAGTTCGTCGACCTCCACACGCAATACGCTCCCGAAATCATAAAGGCGTTGCAGCGCGCCGTGAGCGAGGGCGCGCCCGTCAACGCGCCCGTCTGGTGGGTCGCGCCCGACGACCGCACCGCGCTCGCCGTGTGGGACG AGTATCTCCTAGGCGAGAACATCCTAGTGGCACCTGTAATCGTAGAGGGTGCGACTTCGCGAGACATCTATCTCCCAGCGGGCAATTGGCTCGACCGAGGGAATACTTCGAATATAATCCAGGGCCCGACGTGGCTGCGCGGCTACAGCGCCGGCCTGGCCGAGCTGCCCTTCTTCGTGCGCACCAACGCCACCGCCGAGCCGGGCGCCGCCGGCGCTCCCGCCGCCGCTTGCCTCCTAGTCCTTGTCGGCACTCTCCTCAGTATCGTCCACAAGTTTCAATACGATACATTATGA
- the LOC125067932 gene encoding nucleolar protein 6, which translates to MVKRAMKNSVLSGGESNIINENGKRLNDLDSKEGIKRIKTKSLYRQPTANELNRLQETENLFNSNLFRLQIEEILQEVKVKEKTVNRIKEWFSDFKTHLLSIPEDETEYDLSEKSFAKQLNVKLPISKEHNKTKVMFKFHKFTDVEIVGSYALGCSINSKLIVDLQVAVPAETYTKNDSINYKYHKKRAAYLAYIASYLTQTDIIEELKYSFLNGCETKPSVDIKPSGKLGNHLAMRLNLVCDAEAYKLHRFSPTRNNLRESWLYSTENQENVSEIGPPTPYYNSSVLCDLTASYNQDFLKEILINSENLKQAVILLKIWIKQRDLQVSGYVISMLIAYLVQSKRINNIMSSYQIVRNVWIALKSSEWDSKGITLNKDQKTPSIEEFHQHFPIVFVDKTGYYNICWQMCKGTYYALKRESALAIELLDNGKINGFIPLFMTPATDLLQFDNILRFDSFPEVKENVLSRVSKQTRINYGLDHLSLVTDTLYNLISKGLSNRVDLIQEIVEANFSWPVKTTLEKAKKEGYEENLMFGFILNENSMNIVDRGPPANMPEAEEFRAFWGDKSELRRFQDGSITEACVWQEGPVLPQILQYLLLQKYGVPAARLRHVGGELAALDAEGEPEPRTRAVLAAFDELRAQLRELSQLPLDVTAVHGISPVFSYCEPFPARAAGAGGAGGAAGAGRGLRRGDVTLLAGGAAYTPVNRAVLELTYSGKWPGDLEAFRCLKAAFHFQIAERLKKQYSLPTQAYDSHVDVLKNGLVFRLQIAHPKEITLLRRQVEGGVVKFKESAESVELERETVALPRLRGALHGLQRRHPGFGATARLLRRWLASHLLAPHFAPELSALLAAAAAERAGGARAGAERAALLRALRLLADTDWSRDALLLDLGGDLAKEEMADIERRLRAQSPRSSMCVWAAGADAGAGPPGAVLRRARGLARAALRHVRAGGDVLEVFVPSLRGYDALVRLRGRRRGGAGAAGAADGEGFIPVVEFDPVQKYLDELRSAYDDFAVFFYDEYGGDVIAVLWKPDIHEPREFQTLNANALMPVTINGETKYKVNIEAILEDFRILGEGLVIEVSQPTE; encoded by the exons ATGGTAAAGCgc GCTATGAAGAATTCGGTTTTGAGTGGAGGAGAATCAaacataattaatgaaaatggcAAGAGGCTTAACGATTTAGATAGTAAAGAAggaataaaacgtataaaaacgAAAAGCTTATATCGTCAACCAACTGCTAACGAATTGAATAGGCTCCAGGAAACTGAGAATTTGTTTAACTCGAACTTATTTAGACTTCAAATTGAAGAGATACTGCAAGAAGTTAAGGTAAAAGAAAAAACTGTAAACAGAATTAAAGAATGGTTCTCAGACTTTAAAACACACTTATTATCCATACCTGAAGACGAAACTGAATATGATTTAAGTGAAAAATCGTTTGCTAAGCAACTAAATGTTAAACTACCAATCAGTAAAGAGcacaacaaaacaaaagttatgtttaaatttcaCAAATTTACTGATGTCGAAATAGTTGGTTCATATGCCCTGGGATgttcaattaattcaaaattaatagttGATTTACAAGTTGCGGTACCAGCCGAGACTTATACTAAGAATgactcaataaattataaataccataAAAAGCGAGCTGCATATCTAGCTTATATTGCTTCTTATTTGACGCAAACAGACATAATAgaggaattaaaatattcatttttaaatggaTGTGAAACAAAACCGTCCGTTGATATTAAACCCAGTGGAAAACTTGGCAATCATTTAGCTATGCGTCTGAATCTTGTGTGTGATGCTGAAGCATATAAATTGCACAGATTTAGTCCAACTCGGAATAATTTAAGAGAATCATGGTTGTATTCCACTGAAAATCAGGAAAATGTTTCTGAAATTGGTCCACCAACCCCATATTATAACAGCAGTGTGCTGTGCGATCTTACTGCATCATATAACCAAGATTTCCTAAAAGAAATATTGATAAACAGTGAAAATTTAAAACAGGCTGTAATTTTGCTTAAGATATGGATCAAGCAGCGTGATTTACAAGTATCTGGCTATGTGATCAGCATGTTGATTGCATACCTTGTACAGTCAAAGagaattaacaatataatgagCAGTTATCAAATTGTACGGAATGTTTGGATAGCATTga AATCATCGGAATGGGATTCAAAAGGCATAACTTTGAATAAAGACCAGAAAACACCATCAATAGAAGAGTTTCACCAGCATTTTCCCATCGTATTTGTTGATAAAACTGGCTATTACAATATATGCTGGCAGATGTGTAAGGGCACTTACTATGCTTTGAAGAGAGAATCTGCACTTGCAATAGAATTATTGGACAATGGAAAAATAAATGGCTTCATTCCATTGTTTATGACACCTGCCACAGATTTGTTGCAGTTCGATAATATACTGAG ATTTGATAGTTTCCCTGAAGTGAAGGAAAATGTGTTAAGTAGAGTTTCGAAACAAACAAGAATTAACTATGGTCTTGATCATTTGTCACTGGTGACGGACACCCTGTATAACCTAATATCTAAGGGTCTTAGTAACAGAGTTGATTTGATACAGGAAATTGTTGAAGCAAATTTCTCTTGGCCAGTCAAAACTACATTGGAGAAAGCGAAAAAGGAAGG atatGAAGAAAATTTGATGTTCggttttatattgaatgaaaattcaatgaacATCGTCGACAGAGGACCACCGGCTAACATGCCTGAAGCGGAAGAGTTCag GGCATTCTGGGGCGATAAGTCGGAACTGCGTcggtttcaagacgggtccatCACGGAGGCGTGCGTGTGGCAAGAAGGCCCCGTCCTGCCGCAGATCCTGCAATATCTACTGCTACAGAAGTATG GCGTCCCGGCGGCGCGGCTGCGGCACGTGGGCGGCGAGCTGGCGGCGCTGGACGCCGAGGGCGAGCCGGAGCCGCGCACGCGCGCCGTGCTGGCCGCCTTCGACGAGCTGCGCGCCCAGCTGCGCGAGCTCAGCCAGCTGCCGCTCGACGTCACCGCCGTGCACG GCATATCCCCGGTGTTCAGCTACTGCGAGCCGTTCccggcgcgcgcggcgggcgcggggggcgcggggggcgcggcgggcgcggggcggGGCTTGCGGCGCGGTGACGTCACGCTGCTGGCGGGCGGCGCCGCCTACACGCCCGTCAACAGGGCCGTGCTGGAGCTGA CTTACAGCGGAAAGTGGCCGGGTGATTTGGAAGCGTTCCGCTGCCTCAAAGCGGCCTTCCACTTCCAAATAGCAGAGCGTCTAAAGAAGCAGTACTCTCTCCCGACCCAAGCCTACGACTCGCATGTCGACGTGCTCAAAAACGGTCTAGTCTTCCGTCTTCAGATCGCTCACCCCAAGGAGATAACACTCCTACGGAGACAAGTGGAGGGGGGCGTGGTGAAGTTCAAGGAGAGCGCAGAGAGTGTGGAGCTGGAGCGCGAGACCGTGGCGCTGCCCAGGCTGCGGGGGGCCCTGCACGG ACTGCAGCGGCGCCACCCCGGCTTCGGCGCCACGGCGCGCCTGCTGCGGCGCTGGCTGGCGAGCCACCTGCTGGCGCCGCACTTCGCGCCCGAGCTGAGCGCGCTGCTGGCGGCGGCCGCGGCCGagcgcgcgggcggcgcgcgcgccggCGCCGAGCGCGCCGCCCTGCTGCGCGCGCTGCGCCTGCTGGCCGACACCGACTGGTCGCGGGACGCGCTGCTGCTCGACCTCGGCGGCGACCTCGCCA AGGAGGAGATGGCGGACATCGAGCGGCGCCTCCGGGCGCAGTCGCCGCGGTCGAGCATGTGCGTGTGGGCGGCGGGCGCGGACGCGGGCGCGGGCCCCCCGGGCGCCGTGCTGCGCCGCGCGCGGGGCCTGGCGCGCGCCGCGCTGCGGCACGTGCGGGCCGGCGGGGACGTGCTG GAGGTGTTCGTGCCGTCGCTGCGCGGCTACGACGCGCTGGTGCGGCTGCGGGGGCGGCGGCGCGGGGGAGCGGGCGCGGCCGGGGCGGCGGACGGCGAGGGCTTCATTCCGGTCGTCGAGTTCGATCCCGTGCAGAAATATTTGGACGAGTTGAGa TCAGCATATGACGACTTCGCAGTGTTCTTCTACGACGAGTACGGAGGGGATGTCATCGCGGTCCTGTGGAAGCCAGATATTCACGAACCTAGAGAATTTCAG ACATTAAACGCGAACGCATTAATGCCCGTGACAATAAACGGAGAGACGAAGTACAAAGTGAACATCGAGGCCATTCTTGAAGACTTCCGGATCCTCGGCGAAGGTCTCGTGATCGAAGTGAGCCAACCAACCGAGTGA
- the LOC125067597 gene encoding probable isocitrate dehydrogenase [NAD] subunit alpha, mitochondrial: MAARIIRKIVPAGRAGTAQYSTGVRKVTLIPGHGIGPEITVAVQKIFEAAKVPIEWDEVDVTAVRGPDGKFGIPQRAIDSVNENKIGLKGPLMTPVGKGYRSLNLALRKEFDLYANVRPCKSLDGIKTLYDNVDVVTIRENTEGEYSGIEHEIVDGVVQSIKLITEEASKRVAQFAFQFARDNKRKKVTAVHKANIMRMSDGLFLRCCRDLATQYPDVKFEERYLDTVCLNMVQDPSKFDVLVMPNLYGDIMSDMCSGLVGGLGLTPSGNIGKNGALFESVHGTAPDIAGKDMANPTALLLSAIMMLRHLQLNEHADKVQNACYEVLREGKSLTGDLGGTGKCSEYTNAIISKLN; the protein is encoded by the exons ATGGCTGCGAGAATTATCAGAAAAATT GTCCCGGCGGGCCGAGCTGGTACCGCTCAGTACAGCACGGGAGTACGGAAGGTGACCCTTATTCCCGGCCACGGGATCGGGCCCGAGATCACTGTTGCCGTTCAGAAAATATTCGAAGCTGCCAAAGTTCCGATTGAATGGGACGAGGTGGACGTCACAGCTGTTAGA GGACCAGATGGCAAATTCGGTATACCTCAGCGGGCAATCGACTCTGTCAATGAAAACAAGATTGGTCTGAAAGGGCCATTAATGACCCCCGTTGGAAAGGGCTACCGCTCTCTCAACTTGGCACTCCGTAAGGAGTTTGACCTCTATGCTAACGTCAGGCCCTGCAAAAGTTTAGATGG AATCAAAACCCTATATGACAACGTAGACGTAGTCACGATCAGAGAGAACACCGAGGGTGAGTACTCCGGCATCGAGCACGAGATCGTGGACGGCGTGGTGCAGTCCATCAAGCTGATCACGGAGGAGGCCAGTAAGAGGGTGGCGCAGTTCGCCTTCCAGTTCGCGAGGGACAACAAGAGGAAGAAGGTGACGGCCGTCCACAAGGCTAACATCAT GCGAATGTCGGATGGTCTGTTCCTGAGGTGTTGTCGTGACCTTGCGACTCAGTACCCGGACGTCAAGTTTGAGGAGCGGTATCTCGACACCGTTTGCCTCAACATGGTCCAGGATCCTTCCAAGTTCGATGTTCTG GTGATGCCGAACCTGTACGGAGACATCATGTCGGACATGTGCTCGGGGCTGGTGGGCGGCCTGGGCCTCACGCCCTCCGGCAACATCGGCAAGAACGGCGCGCTCTTCGAGTCC gTCCATGGAACAGCTCCCGACATCGCTGGCAAAGATATGGCTAACCCCACAGCTTTACTCCTGTCCGCCATCATGATGTTAAGGCATTTACAGCTTAATGAACACGCTGATAAAGTTCAAAATGCCTGCTACGAAGTGTTGCGCGAAGGAAAGTCTCTTACCGGCGATCTTGGTGGTACTGGCAAATGCAGCGAATACACCAATGCaattatttcgaaattaaattaa